A DNA window from Heptranchias perlo isolate sHepPer1 unplaced genomic scaffold, sHepPer1.hap1 HAP1_SCAFFOLD_505, whole genome shotgun sequence contains the following coding sequences:
- the LOC137314433 gene encoding lysophosphatidic acid receptor 5-like, which yields MEGNGTDAPLPPCKDHDEVHRLHLVWYTLLFLLGLSLNGTALWVFLRCFKFSNKTVVYMFNLAACDLLFTLALPLRIYYYATDAWPFGDVPCQIAGSLFHINMYGSCLFLACINVDRYLALVYPLKARHLRRPAIAKRACAGVWAVIVLGCVPVALAHDTSRCQDNVTEEVRCFESFSRSAWRHEILPLVLCQMVLGFLVPLGTVLYCSARVLRALSEAGAASLAPKRRRAVRVRTDSSSPLRANTRWALQLAVLMASSNSCLDPLVYYFSTEGFRNTLRPRPSVDSEDTKQRWLSLISRKSRRSKAAREGARGRKAGTSRPDPGRGPGEPGTEDSLERGPEEGSGWVRNGSKVAMKEDAI from the exons ATGGAGGGGAATGGGACGGACGCGCCCTTGCCCCCCTGCAAAGACCACGATGAAGTTCATCGCCTTCACCTGGTCTGGTACACCCTGCTCTTCCTCTTGGGGCTATCCCTCAATGGCACTGCCCTCTGGGTCTTCCTCCGCTGCTTCAAATTTAGCAACAAGACAGTGGTCTACATGTTCAACCTGGCCGCCTGTGACCTCCTCTTCACCCTGGCCCTGCCCCTCCGCATCTACTACTACGCCACCGACGCCTGGCCCTTCGGGGACGTGCCCTGCCAAATCGCGGGCTCCCTCTTCCACATCAACATGTACGGGAGCTGCCTCTTCCTGGCCTGTATCAACGTCGACCGCTACCTGGCCCTGGTCTACCCGCTGAAGGCGCGCCACCTCCGCCGGCCCGCGATCGCCAAGCGGGCGTGCGCGGGCGTCTGGGCGGTCATCGTCCTGGGCTGCGTTCCCGTGGCTCTGGCCCACGACACCAGCCGCTGCCAGGACAACGTGACGGAGGAGGTGAGATGCTTTGAGAGCTTCTCCCGCAGTGCTTGGCGCCATGAGATCTTGCCCCTGGTTCTGTGCCAGATGGTGCTGGGGTTCCTGGTGCCCCTTGGCACCGTGCTGTACTGCTCGGCCCGGGTCCTGCGGGCGCTGAGCGAGGCGGGGGCCGCTTCCCTGGCCCCGAAGAGGCGGAGGGCCGTGCG GGTTCGGACGGACTCCAGCTCTCCCCTGCGGGCCAACACCCGCTGGGCTCTGCAGTTGGCCGTGCTGATGGCCAGTTCCAACTCCTGCCTGGACCCCCTGGTCTACTATTTCAGCACCGAGGGCTTTCGGAACACTCTCCGGCCACGGCCGTCCGTCGATTCCGAGGACACCAAGCAGAGGTGGCTCAGCCTCATCTCCCGCAAGAGCAGGAGGTCCAAGGCGgccagggagggggcgagggggcgcAAGGCCGGGACGTCCCGCCCGGACCCGGGGCGAGGGCCCGGGGAGCCGGGAACGGAGGACTCACTGGAGCGAGGCCCGGAGGAGGGCAGCGGATGGGTGAGGAACGGGTCAAAGGTCGCAATGAAGGAGGACGCCATTTAA